In the genome of Nocardioides marmoribigeumensis, one region contains:
- a CDS encoding RNA polymerase sigma factor has protein sequence MDQRESLLLTRAHRSGPVDGVVPSAYVDVTPGQLLAEVFHGGYRRLVVQLYAVTGDLAEAEDVVQEAFVRAAALPSRLAQVDNPEAWLRTVALNLHRNRVRKVRGWLRVRRVVESEREADLPGPEEHLDVVRALRRLPARHREVLALHYLSDLSVAEVAEALQVPEGTVKSRLSRARDALDQVLREGDGDDAS, from the coding sequence GTGGACCAGCGCGAGAGCCTGCTCCTCACGCGGGCGCACCGGTCCGGCCCGGTGGACGGGGTCGTGCCGTCGGCGTACGTCGACGTCACCCCCGGCCAGCTGCTCGCCGAGGTGTTCCACGGCGGCTACCGGCGGCTCGTCGTCCAGCTGTACGCCGTCACCGGCGACCTCGCGGAGGCCGAGGACGTCGTGCAGGAGGCGTTCGTGCGCGCGGCCGCCCTGCCGTCCCGTCTCGCCCAGGTCGACAACCCCGAGGCGTGGCTGCGCACGGTCGCCCTCAACCTGCACCGCAACCGGGTGCGCAAGGTCCGCGGCTGGCTGCGCGTGCGCCGGGTGGTGGAGTCCGAGCGAGAGGCCGACCTGCCGGGCCCCGAGGAGCACCTCGACGTGGTGCGGGCGCTGAGGCGCCTGCCCGCGCGGCACCGGGAGGTGCTGGCGCTGCACTACCTCTCCGACCTGTCCGTGGCCGAGGTGGCCGAGGCGCTCCAGGTCCCCGAGGGGACCGTGAAGTCGCGGCTGTCCCGCGCTCGTGACGCGCTCGACCAGGTGCTGCGGGAAGGAGACGGTGATGACGCGAGCTGA
- a CDS encoding YqjF family protein, giving the protein MTVEELMPSAPALRGPTLMSQQWQDLGFVHWAVEPERVAGHMPPGVRPDVLDGRTYVGLVPFRMVDAGVGRGPGVPWLGTFLETNVRLYSVDRTGRRGIVFLSLDCQRLLVCAGARLSFGVPYRWARMTYDRRGERHAYASHLLPRDGHARVELEAGAAREPGELEHFLTARWGLHSRWLGRSWYVPNEHDTWTLREATLLDLDARVLASVGLPELVGRAPDHVAFSDGVTTRFGLPRDARSPRR; this is encoded by the coding sequence ATGACCGTCGAGGAGCTCATGCCGTCCGCGCCCGCGCTGCGGGGTCCCACGCTGATGAGCCAGCAGTGGCAGGACCTGGGCTTCGTGCACTGGGCGGTCGAGCCCGAGCGGGTGGCCGGCCACATGCCGCCGGGCGTGCGGCCGGACGTGCTCGACGGGAGGACGTACGTCGGACTGGTGCCGTTCCGCATGGTCGACGCCGGGGTGGGCCGAGGCCCGGGAGTGCCCTGGCTCGGCACGTTCCTCGAGACCAACGTGCGGCTCTACTCGGTCGACCGCACCGGGCGACGAGGCATCGTCTTCCTCAGCCTGGACTGCCAGCGGCTGCTGGTGTGCGCGGGCGCGCGGCTCTCCTTCGGGGTGCCCTACCGCTGGGCGCGGATGACCTACGACCGCCGCGGCGAGCGGCACGCCTACGCCTCGCACCTGCTGCCGCGGGACGGCCACGCCCGGGTCGAGCTCGAGGCGGGAGCGGCCCGGGAGCCGGGCGAGCTGGAGCACTTCCTCACCGCCCGGTGGGGGCTGCACAGCCGCTGGCTCGGCCGCAGCTGGTACGTCCCCAACGAGCACGACACGTGGACGCTGCGCGAGGCGACCCTGCTCGACCTCGACGCCCGCGTGCTCGCCTCGGTGGGCCTGCCCGAGCTGGTCGGACGGGCCCCGGACCACGTCGCCTTCAGCGACGGCGTCACGACGCGCTTCGGCCTCCCGCGCGACGCGCGGTCGCCCCGCCGCTGA
- a CDS encoding thiamine pyrophosphate-dependent enzyme: MTTIAELIVTALAEHGVRQVWGVVGDALNPVTDAIRREERIEWIGVRHEEAGAFAAGAQAQLTEDLAVCMGTVGPGAVHLLNGLYDARKSHAPVLAVVGQVPREDIGSDFFQEVDNRAVFADVACFNEMLTSPEQLPHLLERAASTALAERGVAVLTVPGDVGGMDVPDDTPVPRFARPAPIAAADLDDVRRVASVLSAAAKVTLLVGIGARHARTEVLELADRLKAPMVLSLKAKDGFDDDNPFEIGQSGLIGNPATKQAFDDCDVLVMVGTDFPYRDFLPTGKTVVQLDSRGSHVGRRTPVDHALVGDSRLTLQALLPLLEAKADAGHLDSTRTSYAKWQERQSHLTDPGYDRKPRGLLRRKVDNPDSRIRPELLAAVVDRHAAQDAVFTTDTGMSTVWLSRFVRMTGTRRLLGSYNLGSMANAMPQALGAQALDRSRQVVAFCGDGGLSMLLGDLITAVSHDLPVKLVVFDNGRLGMVKLEMEQVGLPEFGTVLHNPDFAAVARAMGMHGVRVEDPHDVDAAVQEAFAHPGPALLDVVTNADEVAVPPKPTLEQGWGFAIAKSKEFLTSPE, encoded by the coding sequence ATGACCACCATCGCCGAGCTCATCGTCACCGCACTCGCCGAGCACGGCGTGCGCCAGGTGTGGGGGGTGGTCGGCGACGCCCTCAACCCGGTGACCGATGCGATCCGGCGCGAGGAGCGCATCGAGTGGATCGGCGTGCGCCACGAGGAGGCGGGCGCCTTCGCCGCCGGTGCGCAGGCCCAGCTGACCGAGGACCTGGCCGTCTGCATGGGCACGGTCGGCCCGGGGGCGGTCCACCTGCTCAACGGGCTGTACGACGCCCGCAAGAGCCACGCGCCCGTCCTCGCGGTCGTCGGACAGGTGCCGCGGGAGGACATCGGCAGCGACTTCTTCCAGGAGGTCGACAACCGGGCCGTCTTCGCCGACGTGGCGTGCTTCAACGAGATGCTCACCAGCCCCGAGCAGCTGCCGCACCTGCTGGAGCGCGCGGCGAGCACCGCCCTGGCCGAGCGCGGCGTGGCGGTGCTGACCGTGCCGGGTGACGTGGGCGGGATGGACGTGCCGGACGACACCCCGGTCCCGCGGTTCGCCCGGCCGGCGCCGATCGCGGCGGCCGACCTGGACGACGTACGCCGGGTGGCGAGCGTGCTCTCCGCCGCGGCCAAGGTGACCCTGCTGGTGGGCATCGGCGCCCGGCACGCGCGGACCGAGGTGCTCGAGCTGGCAGACCGGCTCAAGGCGCCGATGGTGCTGAGCCTCAAGGCCAAGGACGGCTTCGACGACGACAACCCGTTCGAGATCGGGCAGTCCGGGCTGATCGGCAACCCCGCCACCAAGCAGGCCTTCGACGACTGCGACGTGCTGGTGATGGTCGGCACCGACTTCCCCTACCGCGACTTCCTGCCGACCGGGAAGACCGTGGTGCAGCTCGACAGCCGCGGGTCGCACGTGGGGCGGCGCACCCCGGTCGACCACGCGCTCGTCGGCGACAGCAGGCTCACCCTCCAGGCCCTGCTCCCGCTGCTCGAGGCCAAGGCCGACGCCGGGCACCTCGACTCGACGCGGACGTCCTACGCGAAGTGGCAGGAGCGGCAGTCCCACCTCACCGACCCCGGCTACGACCGCAAGCCCCGTGGCCTCCTGCGCCGCAAGGTCGACAACCCCGACTCCCGCATCCGGCCCGAGCTGCTCGCGGCCGTGGTGGACCGGCACGCCGCGCAGGACGCGGTCTTCACCACCGACACGGGCATGTCGACGGTGTGGCTCTCGCGGTTCGTGCGGATGACCGGCACCCGCCGGCTGCTCGGCTCGTACAACCTGGGCTCGATGGCCAACGCGATGCCGCAGGCCCTGGGCGCCCAGGCGCTCGACCGCAGCCGCCAGGTGGTGGCGTTCTGCGGGGACGGCGGTCTGTCGATGCTGCTGGGCGACCTCATCACCGCGGTGAGCCACGACCTGCCGGTCAAGCTCGTGGTCTTCGACAACGGCCGGCTCGGCATGGTCAAGCTCGAGATGGAGCAGGTCGGGCTGCCGGAGTTCGGCACGGTCCTGCACAACCCCGACTTCGCGGCTGTCGCCCGCGCGATGGGGATGCACGGCGTCCGGGTCGAGGACCCCCACGACGTCGACGCCGCGGTCCAGGAGGCCTTCGCCCACCCCGGTCCGGCCCTGCTGGACGTGGTCACCAACGCCGACGAGGTCGCCGTACCCCCCAAGCCGACGCTCGAGCAGGGCTGGGGCTTCGCGATCGCCAAGAGCAAGGAGTTCCTCACCAGCCCCGAGTGA